The Falco peregrinus isolate bFalPer1 chromosome 1, bFalPer1.pri, whole genome shotgun sequence genome has a window encoding:
- the SYNPO2L gene encoding synaptopodin 2-like protein: MGAEEEMLITLSGGAPWGFRLQGGSEQKRPLQVSKIRKRSKACRGGLWENDVLVSINGKSCAGLSHATAMQIIDSSNGMLNIRVKRVVGGDQTGPRLQRSPSPGQRVRSPPSPLNPPAQLLSPELAGAPATTQPSQPRRSQRHLESLTSPPDSEAYYGETDSDADNVAQEKHRRARKRSPRSPPDSINNKADGPQDEVSLSEQSGYESMPEAALQEGAEVTSSSGVAKREIACPPGSRTDTPFSESEGQLRPPSTEGREPSPEAMLLPHATKAIRAERHLIPMVGPVEHPVDEDLTTTYMEKAKQAKLHRHESIQEKNVKEAKTKCRTIASLLTDAPNPHSKGVLMFKKRRQRAKKYTLVSFGSVDEDRSYEEEDGVFPTSESEFDEEGFSDARSLTNHSDWDNTYLDIEKSKSDSEQKEEKQKGLSEASGKGARLFEQQRERAGKYTVEKVPVQKSTQPAPAAQPQQGTVNGDMPVPQKVDSVPLSIHLEGVQVPSKQPDTPPAQLLAPPSPTFFLPPPSTPDPFTASSTSMFNRSARPFTPGFSGQRPATSSVVFRPSAPKKPSESLGGQSTVVPPFSPLAPGTPASAPVPTHRGPVSSSTSLYIPAPGRPTPPLESQPRGGGSTPDTKPSANTARTSTTSIFLSTPSKPGGEVASAASQPRVPGTASSSLYISPAPSQHTISSSPLPKQPSPAVSPATPRPPSEPLTSREQRIAVPAPRTGILQEARRRGNKKPMFSKIEEKKKNSPNPELLSLVQNLDEKPKADHPGAGFESGPEEDFLSLGAEACNFMQSSGRKFKTPPPVAPKPQQQDAGLVNGAQDMPQLKGKGAELFAKRQSRMDKYVVETTPKPESKARTPSPSPSLPSSWKYSPNIRAPPPIAYNPMHSPFYPLAASKSQASKAESKVKKAPGQKSGIKVIDLMRHQPYQLKSAMFCFGDPPSSSIQESPGQTGPQASSSFTAAKQVPVKTAKTQEIRRFSTPAPMPTSSSLAPTVLVPRSATTLDEPVWRTEMASSAPTTPAPFQVELSQSPKPYQSSPEPGQAGQGPYPNPASASRFQVARPKFSAARTGMQANVWRPSFGHH; this comes from the exons ATGGGAGCTGAAGAAGAAATGCTCATCACTCTGTCTGGAGGTGCCCCCTGGGGTTTCCGGCTGCAAGGGGgttcagagcagaaaagacCCCTTCAAGTGTCAAAG aTCCGGAAGAGAAGCAAAGCGTGCCGTGGAGGACTGTGGGAAAATGATGTGCTAGTATCTATCAATGGGAAGTCATGTGCTGGCCTCTCCCATGCTACTGCCATGCAGATCATCGATTCCTCCAATGGCATGCTCAACATCCGTGTGAAAAG AGTAGTTGGTGGGGACCAGACTGGCCCACGGCTCCAGCGCTCTCCTTCTCCAGGGCAGCGAGTGCGCTCCCCACCGTCCCCGCTCAACCCCCCGGCGCAGCTACTCAGCCCTGAACTGGCAGGAGCCCCGGCCACCACACAGCCCTCGCAGCCTCGGAGGTCACAGAGGCACCTGGAGAGCCTTACCTCCCCGCCGGACAGTGAGGCCTACTATGGTGAGACAGACAGCGATGCCGACAATGTGGCCCAGGAGAAGCACCGCCGGGCTCGCAAGAGGAGCCCACGCTCACCACCCGATAGCATCAACAACAAGGCGGACGGGCCTCAGGATGAGGTGTCCTTGTCCGAACAGAGCGGCTATGAGAGCATGccagaggctgctctgcaggagggaGCCGAGGTGACCAGCTCCAGCGGGGTGGCCAAGAGGGAGATTGCCTGCCCACCTGGCAGCCGCACAGACACTCCTTTCTCGGAGAGCGAGGGACAGTTGCGGCCACCATCAACAGAGGGACGGGAGCCTTCTCCAGAGGCAATGCTCCTGCCCCATGCCACCAAGGCTATCCGGGCAGAACGCCATCTCATCCCCATGGTGGGGCCAGTGGAGCACCCGGTTGATGAAGACCTAACTACCACTTACATGGAAAAAGCCAAGCAGGCCA AGCTCCACCGCCACGAGAGCATCCAAGAGAAGAACGTGAAAGAAGCCAAAACCAAGTGCAGAACCATTGCATCCTTGCTGACAGATGCACCGAACCCCCACTCCAAGGGGGTGCTGATGTTCAAGAAGCGCAGGCAGAGGGCTAAGAAGTATACATTGGTAAGCTTTGGGAGTGTTGACGAAGACCGCTCCTACGAGGAGGAAGACGGAGTTTTTCCAACTAGTGAGTCTGAATTTGATGAGGAAGGTTTCTCTGATGCCCGAAGCCTAACTAATCACTCAGACTGGGACAACACTTACCTGGACATTGAAAAGTCCAAGTCTGACTCtgaacagaaggaagagaagcaaaaaggCTTGAGTGAGGCTTCAGGTAAAGGAGCACGATTATTTGAGCAACAGAGGGAACGGGCTGGGAAGTACACAGTCGAGAAAGTCCCGGTGCAGAAGAGcacccagcctgccccagctgcccagccacagcagggcaCGGTGAACGGAGATATGCCTGTGCCACAGAAGGTAGACAGTGTGCCCCTCAGCATCCACCTGGAAGGTGTGCAAGTGCCCAGCAAGCAGCCAGACAcacccccagctcagctcctggctcCCCCTAGCCCCACTTTCTTCCTGCCTCCCCCAAGCACACCTGACCCCTTCACTGCAAGCTCAACAAGCATGTTCAACAGGTCTGCACGACCCTTTACTCCTGGCTTCTCTGGCCAACGCCCAGCAACATCCTCTGTCGTCTTCAGGCCATCTGCACCCAAAAAACCTAGTGAAAGTCTAGGTGGACAAAGCACAGTGGTTCCCCCTTTCTCACCTCTGGCTCCAGGAACACCTGCCAGTGCACCAGTGCCAACACACCGTGGTCCAGTCAGCTCCTCCACATCTCTGTATATCCCTGCACCAGGAAGACCAACACCACCACTGGAGTCACAGCCAAGAGGGGGAGGAAGTACTCCAGACACTAAGCCTTCTGCCAACACTGCCCGAACATCTACCACCTCTATCTTTCTGTCAACTCCCTCAAAGCCAGGAGGAGAAGTAGCCTCTGCGGCATCCCAACCACGAGTCCCTGGAACAGCCTCTTCTTCTTTGTATATCAGTCCAGCACCGTCACAGCACACAATAAGCAGTTCCCCCCTGCCAAAGCAGCCTTCTCCTGCTGTCTCACCAGCAACACCACGACCTCCTTCTGAGCCCTTGACCTCCAGGGAGCAGAGGATTGCTGTGCCGGCTCCCCGCACAGGCATCCTGCAGGAGGCTCGCCGACGGGGCAACAAGAAACCCATGTTCAGCAAGAttgaggagaagaagaagaattCACCCAACCCTGAGCTCCTGTCTCTGGTGCAGAACCTGGATGAGAAGCCTAAAGCTGACCACCCTGGGGCAGGCTTTGAGTCTGGGCCTGAGGAGGACTTCCTCAGTCTGGGTGCTGAGGCCTGCAACTTCATGCAGTCTTCTGGCCGCAAATTCAAGACCCCACCGCCAGTGGCTCCTAAGCCTCAGCAGCAAGATGCTGGACTGGTAAATGGGGCCCAGGACATGCCTCAGCTTAAAGGCAAGGGGGCAGAGCTCTTTGCCAAACGCCAGAGCCGCATGGACAAGTATGTGGTGGAGACAACACCGAAGCCAGAGTCCAAGGCCAGGAcaccctctccttccccttctctacCCTCATCCTGGAAATATTCACCCAACATCCGTGCTCCCCCTCCAATAGCTTACAACCCAATGCATTCCCCTTTCTATCCTCTGGCAGCCAGCAAATCTCAGGCTagcaaagcagagagcaaaGTGAAAAAGGCACCTGGCCAGAAATCAGGGATCAAGGTCATTGATTTAATGCGCCACCAGCCCTATCAATTAAAATCAGCCATGTTCTGTTTTGGGGATCCCCCAAGCTCCAGCATTCAGGAGTCTCCTGGTCAGACAGGCCCACAGGCTAGCTCATCCTTCACGGCAGCCAAGCAGGTCCCTGTGAAAACAGCCAAGACTCAGGAGATACGTCGCTTCTCCACTCCAGCTCCCATGCCAACCTCAAGCAGCCTGGCACCCACTGTGCTTGTGCCCCGCTCGGCCACCACGTTGGATGAGCCAGTGTGGAGAACAGAAATGGCCTCTTCTGCCCCCACTACACCGGCACCCTTCCAGGTGGAGCTCAGCCAGTCCCCTAAGCCATACCAGAGCTCCCCAGAGCCTGGTCAGGCGGGCCAGGGGCCTTACCCAAACCCAGCCTCAGCCTCTCGGTTTCAGGTGGCCAGGCCCAAATTCTCAGCAGCAAGAACAGGGATGCAGGCCAATGTGTGGAGGCCAAGCTTTGGCCACCACTGA